A part of Ziziphus jujuba cultivar Dongzao chromosome 8, ASM3175591v1 genomic DNA contains:
- the LOC112493327 gene encoding uncharacterized protein LOC112493327 yields the protein MSDPLCWNETGEKKLLSPEIVQATVDKVNIIWANLKAAQDRQKSYADVRRKDFKFEVSDRVFLRLSPWKGVVRFGKRRKLSPRYIGPYEMVKRIGPVAYRMDLSEELSRVHDVFHISMLRKYISDPSHVMETPEIEFRDDLSYEKQPVQILGREKKRLCNKTIALVKVRWRNQIVEEATWDREDQMRSQYPYFFQN from the coding sequence ATGTCGGAcccattatgttggaatgagacGGGTGAAAAGAAACTTCTAAGCCCTGAGATTGTACAGGCGACAGTGGACAAGGTCAATATTATATGGGCGAATTTGAAAGCAGCACAAGACAGGCAAAAAAGCTATGCggatgtgcgtaggaaggatttcAAGTTTGAGGTTAGTGATCGAGTATTCTTAAGGCTCTCTCCTTGGAAAggtgtagtacgttttggaaaaCGAAGGAAGTTAAGTCCTCGCTACATTGGACCGTATGAGATGGTAAAGAGGATAGGTCCAGTGGCTTATAGGATGGACTTGTCGGAGGAGCTTTCTCGAGTCCATGATGTTTTTCACATCTCCATGCTCCGCAAGTATATCTCAGACCCATCACATGTGATGGAGACACCGGAGATTGAATTTAGGGATGACTTGTCTTATGAGAAgcaaccagtgcagattttaggaagggaaaagaaaaggcTTTGCAACAAGACTATAGCTTTGGTGAAGGTTCGTTGGAGAAACCAAATTGTCGAGGAGGCGACTTGGGATCGAGAGGATCAAATGCGGAGTCAGTATCCTTACTTCTTCCAAAACTAA